The Paenibacillus sp. RUD330 genome has a segment encoding these proteins:
- the aroF gene encoding 3-deoxy-7-phosphoheptulonate synthase has protein sequence MIVITQSSISEERIQEIVAHIERAGVQAHVSRGTDRTVIGIIGKAEPALAEHLRQMKGVENVIKISKSYKLASRDFHPDDTIIEIKGVRIGGSNLVIMGGPCAVETPEQIDEIARLVKAAGGQVLRGGAFKPRTGPYSFQGVGVEGLEMMAEAGRRHGLLTITEVMTPEYVDICAEHADILQVGTRNMQNFDLLRKLGTIQTPVLLKRGFSSTYDEFLNAAEYILAGGNPNVMLCERGIRTFETYTRNTLDLAAIPVLQGLSHLPVISDPSHGTGRRELVEPMAKASVAAGANGLIIEMHTDPDNSMTGDGVQSLFPDQFARLLKDLEKLAPIVGKKFDTSKAEADQFAVWQK, from the coding sequence ATGATCGTCATTACCCAATCATCCATTAGCGAAGAGCGCATACAGGAAATCGTAGCCCACATCGAGCGTGCGGGCGTGCAGGCGCATGTCTCCCGCGGCACCGACCGGACCGTCATCGGCATCATCGGCAAGGCGGAGCCGGCCCTGGCGGAGCATCTGCGCCAGATGAAGGGCGTCGAGAATGTCATCAAGATCTCCAAGTCCTACAAGCTGGCGAGCCGCGACTTCCACCCCGACGATACGATCATCGAGATCAAGGGAGTCAGGATCGGCGGCAGCAATCTTGTCATCATGGGCGGTCCATGCGCCGTGGAGACTCCGGAGCAGATCGACGAGATCGCCCGCCTCGTCAAGGCAGCCGGCGGCCAGGTGCTGCGCGGCGGCGCCTTCAAGCCGCGCACGGGTCCGTACAGCTTCCAGGGCGTCGGCGTGGAAGGGCTCGAGATGATGGCGGAAGCGGGACGGCGCCACGGCTTGCTCACGATAACGGAAGTGATGACTCCCGAATACGTCGATATCTGCGCGGAGCATGCCGATATTCTGCAAGTGGGCACCCGCAACATGCAGAACTTCGATCTCTTGCGCAAGCTCGGCACGATCCAGACGCCGGTCCTGCTCAAGCGCGGATTCAGCTCCACATATGATGAATTCCTCAATGCGGCGGAATACATCCTGGCGGGCGGCAATCCCAATGTGATGCTTTGCGAGCGGGGAATCCGCACCTTCGAGACATACACCCGCAATACGCTCGATCTGGCGGCGATACCGGTGCTGCAGGGGCTCAGCCATCTGCCGGTCATCTCGGACCCGAGCCACGGAACGGGACGCCGCGAGCTGGTGGAGCCGATGGCCAAAGCTTCCGTGGCTGCAGGCGCCAACGGGCTCATCATTGAAATGCATACGGATCCCGACAACTCCATGACCGGAGACGGCGTCCAGTCGCTGTTCCCCGATCAGTTCGCCCGCCTGCTCAAGGATCTGGAGAAGCTCGCGCCGATCGTCGGCAAGAAGTTTGACACGAGCAAGGCGGAAGCGGATCAATTCGCAGTCTGGCAGAAGTAG
- a CDS encoding glycosyltransferase family 2 protein, protein MSQVQVSVVIPVYNEEEVLPETYLRLKGVMEGIGCRYELIFVNDGSRDLSGAMLEDWSRKDPTVRLLEFSRNFGHQIAITAGMDHAGGDAVVIIDADLQDPPELIVPMLEKWREGYDVVYAKRVSRSGETAFKKWSASLFYRVLRASTDISIPVDTGDFRLMDRQVLEQMKRLHESSRFVRGLVSWVGFRQTALEYERDERFAGETKYPLKRMVKLCLDGITSFSTKPLKVAGYAGALLSATGFVYLVVVLCQALFTSGTMKGWASMMAVMLLFNGFVLAMLGVLGEYVGRIYEEAKGRPLYILREARARPASGEGGGGASGPRRPEPFSYPGAPAVGMSRRSSTGR, encoded by the coding sequence ATGAGCCAGGTTCAAGTATCGGTGGTCATCCCCGTGTACAACGAAGAAGAGGTGCTGCCGGAAACGTATCTTCGTCTGAAAGGCGTGATGGAGGGCATCGGCTGCCGCTACGAGCTGATCTTCGTCAACGACGGCAGCCGCGATCTTTCCGGGGCGATGCTCGAGGATTGGTCCCGCAAGGATCCTACGGTGCGGCTGCTTGAGTTCTCGCGCAACTTCGGCCATCAGATCGCGATCACGGCCGGCATGGACCATGCCGGCGGGGATGCCGTCGTCATCATCGATGCCGATCTGCAGGATCCTCCCGAGCTGATCGTCCCGATGCTGGAGAAGTGGCGGGAGGGCTACGACGTCGTGTATGCCAAGCGCGTCAGCAGAAGCGGAGAGACCGCGTTCAAGAAATGGTCCGCCAGTCTGTTCTACCGCGTTCTGCGGGCATCGACGGATATATCCATTCCGGTCGACACTGGAGATTTCCGCCTGATGGACCGCCAGGTGCTGGAGCAGATGAAGCGGCTGCACGAGAGCAGCCGCTTCGTCCGCGGGCTTGTCAGCTGGGTCGGCTTCCGCCAGACTGCGCTGGAGTACGAGCGCGACGAGAGATTTGCCGGAGAGACGAAATACCCGCTGAAGCGGATGGTGAAGCTGTGCCTGGACGGGATTACTTCCTTCTCGACCAAGCCGCTCAAGGTTGCGGGTTACGCGGGAGCGCTGCTGTCGGCGACGGGATTCGTCTATCTGGTCGTCGTCCTGTGCCAGGCCTTGTTCACCTCCGGCACGATGAAGGGATGGGCGTCGATGATGGCGGTCATGCTCCTGTTCAACGGCTTCGTGCTCGCCATGCTTGGCGTTCTCGGCGAATATGTGGGGCGGATCTATGAGGAGGCCAAAGGACGGCCGCTCTATATCCTGCGCGAAGCGAGAGCTCGTCCGGCGTCCGGCGAAGGCGGCGGCGGAGCATCCGGACCGAGAAGGCCCGAACCCTTCTCCTATCCCGGCGCGCCGGCTGTCGGAATGAGCCGGAGAAGCTCCACGGGCCGCTGA
- a CDS encoding glycosyltransferase family 39 protein, translating into MEIRERARSGRRLDLVLAAAMLASAFLNLYGIGKETYANTYYTTAVGSMLQSWHNFFYGSLDSAGSVTVDKPPLAFWIQTAFAYVFGLHGWSVILPQALAGIGSVLLIYLLVKPAFGLAAARIAAFGMALAPVGVAVARTNNIDAMLVFTLLLAAWFLLRGVRGQRTGSLLASFALIGAAFNMKMLQAYMVLPAFYLLYLLAVRFPWKKKLAVLAGATVLMLAVSVSWAAIVDSVPADKRPYIGSSTGNSVLQLAFGYNGVSRLTGDRSPGAQGGAGGFPGTMAPGGVLPEGGQGQGGMQPGNEGGAGQDGQAQNGTGGTGQDGQPQNSRNSAGADGQSQWNGSDRAGRFERAGGAAGVPGGFGGNGGGAGGMFGTGEKGPLRLFQQALSGQASWLLPFALIAAVALLSTWRRKSMTDKHKETLFWLAWLIPVGGFFSIAGFFHQYYLIMLAPPAAALFGAGWSEMWAKYRQGRGWQAYLLPAAVAATSMFQWYILRPYESTIGVGWSLAVAGLGLLAALILAVLNSRDNSAAVRWTAVAAAAVLLIGPAYWSATPIVYGQNSMIPAAGPDGQNSMGGARGGFAASGSRNGGQWEAMNGGQGGWPNASEQGGWPNSSGQPGMQGGLQGQPGSAGGGGSEGFSGTQEAGGGFPGQAGGFPGVPGGAGGREGSESLNEGLLAYLKQNQTTDYLLAVSDYGTAAPYIVEAKQKVVILHGFQSSDPVYDSAKLEQLVKSGKVKYFLVGGSGGAGGRDGGSDLNAWIEEHGKAIDASEYGGSQAASPESAESGSALLGRSGAVLYEVTLD; encoded by the coding sequence ATGGAGATCAGGGAGAGGGCAAGATCCGGCAGGCGGCTGGATCTGGTGCTGGCCGCCGCCATGCTGGCGTCCGCTTTTTTGAACCTGTACGGAATAGGGAAGGAAACCTACGCCAATACGTATTACACGACTGCGGTAGGCAGCATGCTGCAGAGCTGGCATAATTTCTTCTACGGCTCGCTGGACTCCGCCGGCTCGGTGACGGTGGACAAACCCCCGCTTGCCTTCTGGATCCAGACGGCGTTCGCCTACGTATTCGGCTTGCATGGCTGGAGCGTCATCCTGCCGCAAGCGCTGGCTGGAATCGGCTCGGTGCTGCTCATCTACCTGCTCGTGAAGCCTGCCTTCGGGCTCGCGGCCGCGCGCATCGCAGCTTTCGGGATGGCGCTGGCTCCGGTCGGAGTCGCGGTGGCGAGAACGAACAATATCGACGCGATGCTCGTCTTCACGCTCTTGCTCGCGGCGTGGTTTCTGCTGCGAGGCGTACGAGGGCAGCGGACGGGCAGCCTGCTGGCATCCTTCGCCCTGATCGGAGCGGCATTCAACATGAAGATGCTCCAGGCGTATATGGTCCTTCCGGCCTTTTATCTGCTCTATCTGCTGGCGGTACGCTTCCCTTGGAAAAAGAAGCTGGCTGTGCTGGCCGGAGCAACGGTCCTCATGCTGGCCGTATCCGTATCCTGGGCGGCAATCGTAGACTCCGTTCCGGCCGACAAGCGGCCCTATATCGGCAGCAGCACGGGAAATTCGGTGCTGCAGCTCGCTTTCGGCTACAACGGCGTTTCCCGGCTGACGGGAGACCGCAGCCCCGGTGCCCAAGGCGGCGCCGGCGGCTTCCCCGGAACGATGGCTCCGGGCGGCGTCTTGCCTGAAGGCGGCCAAGGCCAGGGCGGAATGCAGCCGGGAAATGAAGGCGGCGCGGGGCAGGACGGACAAGCGCAAAACGGAACCGGCGGCACGGGACAGGACGGCCAGCCTCAAAACAGCCGCAACAGCGCGGGCGCGGACGGCCAAAGCCAGTGGAACGGCTCCGACCGAGCCGGCCGCTTCGAGCGGGCGGGAGGAGCGGCCGGCGTTCCCGGAGGCTTCGGAGGCAATGGAGGCGGAGCCGGCGGCATGTTCGGCACCGGGGAGAAGGGGCCGCTCCGCTTGTTCCAGCAGGCTCTCTCCGGCCAAGCGAGCTGGCTGCTGCCTTTTGCCCTGATCGCGGCAGTCGCACTGCTCTCCACATGGAGACGGAAATCCATGACGGACAAGCATAAGGAAACGCTGTTCTGGCTGGCCTGGCTTATTCCCGTCGGCGGATTTTTCAGCATCGCCGGCTTTTTCCACCAATATTACCTCATCATGCTCGCTCCTCCGGCAGCGGCCTTGTTCGGGGCAGGCTGGAGCGAGATGTGGGCGAAATACCGCCAAGGAAGAGGCTGGCAGGCCTATCTGCTGCCGGCTGCCGTCGCGGCGACCTCGATGTTCCAATGGTACATCCTGCGTCCTTACGAGAGCACGATCGGCGTAGGCTGGTCGCTCGCGGTCGCGGGGCTTGGACTGCTCGCCGCGCTCATCCTCGCCGTCCTGAATTCGCGCGACAACAGCGCTGCGGTCCGGTGGACCGCCGTCGCGGCTGCCGCGGTGCTGCTGATCGGCCCCGCCTACTGGTCGGCGACTCCGATCGTGTACGGCCAGAACTCGATGATCCCCGCAGCCGGTCCCGACGGCCAGAACAGCATGGGAGGCGCAAGGGGCGGCTTTGCCGCCTCCGGCTCCAGGAACGGCGGGCAATGGGAAGCGATGAACGGAGGACAGGGCGGATGGCCGAATGCATCGGAACAGGGCGGATGGCCGAATTCCTCCGGGCAGCCGGGAATGCAAGGAGGCCTGCAAGGCCAGCCCGGTTCGGCGGGAGGCGGCGGAAGCGAGGGCTTCTCCGGGACCCAAGAGGCCGGGGGAGGATTCCCGGGCCAAGCCGGGGGCTTCCCGGGCGTGCCGGGAGGAGCCGGAGGCAGGGAAGGAAGCGAGAGCTTGAACGAAGGGCTGCTCGCCTATTTGAAGCAAAACCAAACGACCGACTATTTGCTCGCCGTGTCCGATTACGGGACAGCCGCTCCTTATATCGTGGAGGCCAAGCAGAAGGTCGTCATCCTGCACGGCTTCCAGAGCTCGGATCCGGTCTATGACTCTGCCAAGCTGGAGCAGCTGGTGAAGTCGGGCAAGGTGAAATATTTCCTCGTCGGAGGATCGGGCGGAGCAGGCGGCCGCGATGGCGGCAGCGACCTCAACGCCTGGATCGAAGAGCATGGCAAAGCCATAGACGCGAGCGAGTACGGCGGTTCCCAGGCGGCGAGCCCGGAGAGCGCTGAATCCGGCAGCGCCCTGCTCGGACGCAGCGGCGCCGTTCTATACGAAGTAACTCTGGATTAG
- a CDS encoding DUF2062 domain-containing protein: MAGNIAKSRPRPMSARIGRWIRYKFIQLLRAPGGPSFVAMGFSIGLFCEMFTLPTYGLAFFLIFPLIYMLRGSLAGALIGFVIGKVIYLPFAYLHNKVGGWVLPTHLVFDIPFVGAEVNRFLLLNFKLIVGGVIDGIWLGALLFFPVRALLRYYAARRKEKRKQRRVLPPTRTVSE, from the coding sequence ATGGCTGGCAATATAGCAAAATCCAGACCGAGGCCGATGTCTGCCCGGATCGGACGCTGGATCCGGTACAAATTCATACAGCTGCTGAGAGCTCCTGGCGGTCCGTCCTTCGTGGCGATGGGCTTCTCGATCGGATTGTTCTGTGAAATGTTCACGCTGCCTACGTACGGGCTGGCATTTTTCCTGATCTTCCCTCTGATCTATATGCTGCGAGGCAGCCTCGCAGGGGCTCTGATCGGCTTCGTCATCGGGAAGGTCATCTATCTGCCGTTCGCTTATCTTCACAACAAGGTCGGCGGATGGGTGCTCCCTACCCATCTCGTGTTCGACATTCCGTTTGTCGGGGCGGAGGTCAACCGGTTCCTGCTTCTCAACTTCAAGCTGATTGTCGGCGGCGTCATCGACGGCATATGGCTGGGCGCTCTGCTGTTCTTCCCCGTCCGTGCCCTGCTGCGGTATTATGCCGCGCGGCGCAAGGAGAAGCGCAAGCAGCGCCGGGTGCTCCCGCCGACCCGTACGGTATCGGAATGA
- a CDS encoding 4-hydroxy-3-methylbut-2-enyl diphosphate reductase, with translation MEVVKISPRGYCYGVVDAMVLALQTARNLDLPRPIYILGMIVHNGHVTEAFKEEGIITLDGENRLEILEQVEKGTVIFTAHGVSPEVRRRAKEKGLTVVDATCPDVTKTHDLISEKTAEGYHIIYIGKKGHPEPEGAVGVAPDLVHLIEREADIEVLDVPGDRILITNQTTMSQWDIRHLIAKLLQKYPAAEIHNEICLATQVRQEAVADQAGQAELTIVVGDPRSNNSNRLAQVSEEISGVPAYRIADLSELKLEWLQGKQRVSVTSGASTPTPLTREVVDFLERYDEKDASTWELKRTVDMKKLLPKIKTKSGA, from the coding sequence ATGGAAGTGGTCAAGATTTCGCCGCGCGGCTATTGCTACGGCGTCGTGGATGCCATGGTGCTGGCTCTTCAGACGGCTCGCAACCTGGATCTGCCGCGTCCCATATACATTCTGGGCATGATTGTGCACAACGGCCATGTGACGGAGGCATTCAAGGAAGAAGGCATCATTACGCTCGACGGAGAGAACCGCTTGGAGATTCTCGAGCAGGTGGAGAAGGGGACGGTCATCTTCACCGCGCACGGAGTGTCGCCGGAGGTGCGGCGCCGCGCCAAGGAGAAGGGGCTGACGGTCGTCGATGCGACCTGCCCGGACGTGACGAAGACGCATGATCTCATCTCCGAGAAGACCGCGGAGGGCTACCATATCATCTATATCGGCAAAAAAGGCCATCCGGAGCCGGAAGGCGCGGTCGGAGTCGCTCCCGACCTCGTGCATCTCATCGAGAGAGAAGCGGACATCGAGGTGCTGGATGTGCCCGGAGACCGGATTCTCATCACGAATCAGACGACGATGTCCCAGTGGGATATCCGCCATCTGATCGCGAAGCTGCTGCAGAAGTACCCCGCGGCTGAGATTCACAACGAGATTTGCCTGGCTACGCAGGTTCGCCAGGAGGCGGTCGCCGATCAGGCCGGTCAGGCCGAGCTGACGATCGTCGTCGGGGATCCGCGGAGCAACAACTCCAACCGTCTTGCCCAGGTATCGGAGGAGATATCCGGGGTGCCGGCTTATCGGATCGCCGACTTGTCGGAGCTCAAGCTGGAATGGCTGCAAGGCAAGCAGCGCGTATCGGTGACATCCGGCGCCTCCACGCCGACGCCGCTTACGCGCGAGGTCGTCGATTTTCTGGAACGTTACGACGAGAAGGATGCTTCCACCTGGGAATTGAAGCGTACGGTCGACATGAAGAAGCTGCTTCCCAAGATCAAGACCAAGTCGGGCGCATAA